Sequence from the Paenibacillus tundrae genome:
TTATTGGGCACAGCGTCGATTTGTTTATTCCTAAGCGCATCATGAATCACATCAGGTTAACCAGTACGTACTGGTTAGCCTTTTTTGGTTTTTTTTGGTCAAAAGCATTTCTTATCGACTGCAATATAGGTTACGATGTAATAAGCCAGAAGTAAACCTCTCATAAAGGAGCTTATCTATGTATTTAAAAAGTGTAGAGTTGCTGCATGATCAAGTTAGCCAAAAGGACCAGCATCCGTTCGATATTCCAACTGTCGCTTCTTTGGAACGGCTTGAGTTCAAGCGCAATATTACTTTTTTCGTAGGTGAAAATGGCTCTGGTAAGTCTACGCTCCTTGAAGGCATCGCTTATCAATGCGGGTTCAATACGGCTGGAGGCGGGCGCAACAATTATTATGATACGCATGCATCCGAATCTTCTTTAGGACATTACTTGCGTCTGGCGTGGTTGCCCAAAATATCGAATGGTTTCTTCATGCGCTCCGAATCCTTCTATCAATTTGCTTCACATGTCGAGGAGGTAGGTTCTCTTAAACACTATGGAGGTCAATCCTTACATAAACAATCGCACGGCGAGTCCTTTCTAAGCTTGTTCATGAACCGGTTCAACTCCAAAGGAATCTATTTGTTAGATGAGCCAGAGGCAGCATTATCCCCGGCGAGACAGCTGTCATTACTGCGGATTCTGCATGACCTTTCGGACACCTCTCAATTCATTATTGCAACGCATTCTCCAATTATTCTGGGTTACCCTGGAGCAAGTATACTGAGCTTTGACCATGGTTCCATTCAGGAAGTGGAGTACGAGGATACCGAGCATGTTCAGATTACCCGTAGTTTCTTGGAGAACCGAGACCGGATGCTGAGGGAGCTACTTAGAGATTAGTGATGATTAGTACATATATGGACGTTAAGGAGGAAGCTTTAGTGAAAATAGGTTTGTTGATTGTCGATATGCAAGAGCATATTGTACGGAATCAGGTGGAAAAATCAAAGATTGATCATGCATGTGAATACATCAATCATGTTGCTGATGCGCTTCGTTCACAGAATCATGTGGTGATTCAGATTCAGGATGTAGAGGGTATGGATGAGGCTAAACCAGAGGAATACCGCTGTATTCCTGAGATCGATGTGAAGCATGGCGACCTAACCATCACTAAACAAAATTCGAATGCGTTCTGGCAGACGGAACTGGAGCAAGTGCTCAGCAGCCGGAATGTAGAGCTTGTCATTATATGTGGGTTTGCTGTAGAAGAATGCGTGACATTTACGTATCATGGAGCAGAGGAACGAGGTTTCAAGCCGGTTCTATTACAGAATGGGATTCTAAGTTCACATCCAGATGCGATAACTTCAGCGCTTCGGGATCGGAATGTGGTGTCCTATCCTGTGATCGATTATTTGGTGAAATAAGTGTAGACTTGATAGGAATCGACCTTGGTCGGTTCCTTTTTTTGTAGCAACTAGGGTATGTGCTATGCAATAAAACAGGAGCATTTTATATAAGAGTAGCCAAGGAGGGGCGTCATGTTTATTATTGTGGCTAATAAGGGCATGCGAAGTTGGATCTCGGGTATATTTGATAATGAGACCACAGCAGAACAGTATATAGATACAATGCCAGATGAATTAAAAGAGTTCCAGCAACGGATCGAATTAGATAATCTCAACTATCCGTTTTATATCGTAGAGCGAGATGGTTTTCAGTTTCTAACCCAAGATGAAGTTATTGCAGTATTGGAGCAGACGGAAGCTACAGAGGATGAAGATGAAGTTCATTTTAACCTCTATACTATTGAATCAGATTATCGGCCAAGAATGCCGGGTACCGACCATATGGGCATCTTAAGGCATGAACATGTAACCAATGAATTTATGCAGTGGTATAAGGTGGAGGGGATCGATTTCTTATATCGGAAAGGTATCCTGTATTCAGAATAATAAGTATGCGTAAATTTGATAGGTAAGGGGTCTGAGAACGTAATTATGAAGCATTTGCTCTTAGTTGATGATGATGCCCATATACGGGCACTTCTGAGGTATGTCATGACAAAAGAAGGATATCAAGTGATTGAGGCAGAGGATGGTGTAGAAGCCATTGAAAGGTTACGAGAAAACAGCATTGATCTGGCCATCATTGATATTATGATGCCGCGGATGGATGGGCTCGAGCTATGTGACATCATTAGGCAAAATTACGATATTCCGATCATTATGCTTACCGCAAGAGACCAACTCTTGGATAAAAAGCAGGGTTATCTGCAAGGCACAGATGAATATGTGACCAAACCATTCGAACCAGAAGAGATGGTCTTCCGAGTCAAGGCATTGTTCCGTCGCTACAATCGTACCTCTAGTGATATCATCCGAATGAATCGAATCGTCATTGATCGAAAAAATGTAGAGGTAACGGATGGCGAGTCTGTTCTCTTCTTGCCAATGAAGGAATTCGAATTGCTCTCTCAGCTTGCTCAATTTCCGGGTCGACTGTTCTCCAGAGATGAATTAATTCGCCTCGTATGGGGAGCGGACTATGAGGGAGACGATCGTACAGTAGATGTACATATTAAACGGCTTCGTCAGCGTTTTGCTGAATATGTGGATGATTTTGTTATTCAAACAGTACGGGGGATCGGTTATAAGATTGAGGTGAAGACTCCTTGAGGTCATCGTTATACTTTCGGGTGTTTATAATTACCATCGCAGTTATTGTAGTTAGTGGCATCCTGGGTTTTCTGTTCTCTAATATCTATTATCATGTCAAATTAAAGCCCTTTAATGATGAAAAGTTGGTTGGCATTGCGCAACAAATGAAGCGATTTGCAGAACAGCAGCCGGAAGGCATGGATTCTTATATGCATAATGCCGCAGCACTTGGTTACGAAATCTATATGACAGATGGTCAAGCGGATGAGCGATTTTATGGTCGTGAGTTCCGGGAGAGGGATCTGGACGAGTCATCAATCAAGTTGGTGCTTGCTGGTAATGTTTATCATGGTGTTGCACAGTTTCCGAATCAACCGTTTATAACAGGGTTCTTCGACAATCGATTAAGCAATACTGTGGGTGTGCCAATTCAGGTCGATAACCAACAGTACGCCTTGTTTATGCGTCCAGATATCATTCTACAATTTGGGGAGTTACGCATATTTTTTGCCTTGATCGGATTGTTGACGGTAGGAATAAGTGTTGCCCTGTTCTTAATTAGTACAAGGTATTTGGTAAAACCAATTGAAAGTTTAACCGATGCAACCAAACGAATCGTTCAAGGAAACTACAACCTCAGATTGCCCACCAAACGGCGGGATGAGATTGGACAATTAGCTGAACATTTCATGACGATGAGTGGTGAGCTGGAACGAGTCGAGCAGGGACGTCAACAGTTTGTATCCAACGTATCCCATGAAATTCAGTCACCACTTACTTCGATTCAAGGATTCGCCAAGGTGCTTGCTGAGCGCGATCTCTCCCTAGAAGAACGTAAGCACTACGCATTTATTATCGAGGAAGAGAGTCGTCATCTTTCCTTGCTTAGTAAACAACTGTTATTACTTTCTTCATTGGAACAAGGACAAGAAACATTGACTCAAAGTACATTCTCTCTAAAGGATCACATTCGCCAAGCGGTTCAAGTGTTACAATGGCAGCTTGAAGAGAAGGAATTGCTTATAAAGATGTCTGTGCCGGGTTCGATTCTGATCCGGGGGAATGATGTGTTACTTATGCAGGTCTGGATGAATCTGATCGGCAATGCGGTAAATCACATTCCCAAGGGAAGGAGCATTGCAATCAGTGCTGAAGAAGTAGATAGAAAATGCATCATTATCATTAAAGATACGGGCGATGGCATCGCTCCAGAACATATACCGTTTTTGTTCGATCGTTTCTATCGTGTAGATCGTGCGCGTGAACGTGCTTCTGGTCATACAGGTCTGGGATTAGCTATTGTCCACAAGATTGTTCGAATTCATGGAGGAACGATTGAAGTACAGAGTACACCAGAGGGAACCCGTTTCATAATTACGATATCTCAACTGTAACATGTTGTTCATTTGCCGTTCATTTTCGCTTCCTATACTGAGTTCATTACGAGGGAGGGAAGCAGAATGTATTTGGCTATTCGAGAAATGAGATTTGCTAAAGGGCGGTATGCCTTAATTGCTACCATTATGGTGCTTGTTGCTTTTCTGGTTTTGTTTGTCACTGGTCTTGCACAGGGGTTGGCATATGATAATGCAGCCTCTGTTAAGAATATGACTGCAACTCATTTTGTGTTGGAGCAGAATTCGAATCATCGATTCACCAGGTCTCAACTGAACCAGAACCAACTAGAGCAAGCTCGCCTTGCCGTAGGTGAGGGGAATGCAGAGCCACTAGGTGTGAAAATGACGACTGTCATTCCGGCAGGAGATACGAAGAAGGTTGATGTAACCTTGTTCATGGTGAATCCTGATGGTTGGCTATCGCCAACCGTCAGCGAAGGATCTTCTATTTCTGAGCAGCAGGTTGGACAAGTGATGGTTGACCGGAAGTTGTCAGAGTCAGGGGGTCAGCTTGGAACTATTATTGAGGATCAAGCTTCGGGTATGCAATGGACAGTGAGTGGATTTGTGGAAAATGAGTCATTCAGTCATTCACCAGTTGTGTTCTTGAATAAGCAGGATTGGCTTACCCTGCAAACAAAATCAACCGCACCTCAAGGTGCTGAATCTGCAGAGAACCCCGTTTACAATGCCATCGCGCTTAAGAACACTTCTTCGGATCAAATTGAAAACATAGTGAAAGCTCTGCCCGGAACAGAAGTGATTACAAAATCCGAAGCAATATCGGCTATTCCAGGTTACAAAGAAGAGCAGGGTTCACTAGTGATGATGATTGCCTTTTTGTTTGTCATCTCTGCTTTTGTTCTGGCGGTGTTCTTCTATGTAATTACGATTCAGAAAACGAGCCAATTCGGCATTCTAAAAGCAATTGGTACAGGTACTGCTTATTTGGCTAAAAGTGTGGCACTACAGGTATTGGTTTTATCTGTCGGTAGTCTGTTGATAAGCGTGCTTGTGGTTCAAGCCTTTGAGTCCATTTTACCAGCTACAATGCCATTCCAATTAGGGTTCTCTACGCTGGCCTTGACGTGTATATCCTTTGTCGTTATGTCACTGGCAGGTTCGTTATTTTCGGTATGGAAAGTAGCCAGGATTGATGCATTGGATGCGATTGGGAGGACAGCAGCATGAGAAATAGACTAGTACTGCAGGGAATTAGACGAACCTTTGAAGATGGTGGAAGTGAGCGAGTAATACTGGATGAATTAGATCTTGAGGTTGCCGAAGGGGAATTGGTTGCGATTATGGGGCCATCTGGTTCGGGTAAGAGTACGTTTCTATCCATAGCAGGTGCTCTTCTGGAACCTCAGCAGGGTCAGGTATGGTTAGATGGAAAGTCAATTACGGGTAAAGAATCGAAAGACATAGCAGAAATTCGACTTCGGAATATTGGATTCATTTTTCAAAGTGCTAACTTAATTCCTTATTTGAAAGCTGAGGAGCAACTGATTCTAGTCGCCAAGCTGGCGGGAGTGGAGAAGAGTGAAGCTTCTAAGCGGGCAGCCGCATTACTTGATACGTTGGGCTTGTCAGCAAGGCGAACCGCATATCCGGACAAGTTGTCTGGTGGGGAGCGTCAGCGTGTTGCCATTGCGCGAGCCTTAATGAATGATCCTGCCGTTTTACTCGCCGATGAGCCAACAGCAAGTCTAGATGCAGAGCGAGGGCATACTGTTGTTAGCTTGATTGCGAAGCAAGCGAAAGAACAACGCAAAAGTGCTGTAATGGTAACTCATGATGAGCGCATCTTATCGCTCTGTGATCGGGTACTCTATTTGGAGAATGGGAAACTGAACGCGAAATAAATATTGTCTATGGTTACATTCTAACTTTAAATGAAATAGAATTCTTTCCCTCTGAAGTGGGTAGTTTGAAGCAACGTTCAACTGCTGCATTAGAGGGATTTTTGTGTAATATAGACATGCTAAACTTTTATTCATAGGATATGGTGAAGATAGAACTACTTCGCATTTTCCATTTCATGGGTTATGATGAAGAAAAAAATGATCAGGTGATTAAGATAACTACGTATATTATGAATCAAGGGAAAAAGATATATGTCGAAGCCGTAGGCGAGGAACATCTGCCTACTTTTCTATATTTGCATGGAGGACCTGGTACAGGATGTTA
This genomic interval carries:
- a CDS encoding AAA family ATPase yields the protein MYLKSVELLHDQVSQKDQHPFDIPTVASLERLEFKRNITFFVGENGSGKSTLLEGIAYQCGFNTAGGGRNNYYDTHASESSLGHYLRLAWLPKISNGFFMRSESFYQFASHVEEVGSLKHYGGQSLHKQSHGESFLSLFMNRFNSKGIYLLDEPEAALSPARQLSLLRILHDLSDTSQFIIATHSPIILGYPGASILSFDHGSIQEVEYEDTEHVQITRSFLENRDRMLRELLRD
- a CDS encoding ABC transporter ATP-binding protein, with amino-acid sequence MRNRLVLQGIRRTFEDGGSERVILDELDLEVAEGELVAIMGPSGSGKSTFLSIAGALLEPQQGQVWLDGKSITGKESKDIAEIRLRNIGFIFQSANLIPYLKAEEQLILVAKLAGVEKSEASKRAAALLDTLGLSARRTAYPDKLSGGERQRVAIARALMNDPAVLLADEPTASLDAERGHTVVSLIAKQAKEQRKSAVMVTHDERILSLCDRVLYLENGKLNAK
- a CDS encoding cysteine hydrolase family protein; this encodes MKIGLLIVDMQEHIVRNQVEKSKIDHACEYINHVADALRSQNHVVIQIQDVEGMDEAKPEEYRCIPEIDVKHGDLTITKQNSNAFWQTELEQVLSSRNVELVIICGFAVEECVTFTYHGAEERGFKPVLLQNGILSSHPDAITSALRDRNVVSYPVIDYLVK
- a CDS encoding ABC transporter permease — encoded protein: MYLAIREMRFAKGRYALIATIMVLVAFLVLFVTGLAQGLAYDNAASVKNMTATHFVLEQNSNHRFTRSQLNQNQLEQARLAVGEGNAEPLGVKMTTVIPAGDTKKVDVTLFMVNPDGWLSPTVSEGSSISEQQVGQVMVDRKLSESGGQLGTIIEDQASGMQWTVSGFVENESFSHSPVVFLNKQDWLTLQTKSTAPQGAESAENPVYNAIALKNTSSDQIENIVKALPGTEVITKSEAISAIPGYKEEQGSLVMMIAFLFVISAFVLAVFFYVITIQKTSQFGILKAIGTGTAYLAKSVALQVLVLSVGSLLISVLVVQAFESILPATMPFQLGFSTLALTCISFVVMSLAGSLFSVWKVARIDALDAIGRTAA
- a CDS encoding sensor histidine kinase; the encoded protein is MRSSLYFRVFIITIAVIVVSGILGFLFSNIYYHVKLKPFNDEKLVGIAQQMKRFAEQQPEGMDSYMHNAAALGYEIYMTDGQADERFYGREFRERDLDESSIKLVLAGNVYHGVAQFPNQPFITGFFDNRLSNTVGVPIQVDNQQYALFMRPDIILQFGELRIFFALIGLLTVGISVALFLISTRYLVKPIESLTDATKRIVQGNYNLRLPTKRRDEIGQLAEHFMTMSGELERVEQGRQQFVSNVSHEIQSPLTSIQGFAKVLAERDLSLEERKHYAFIIEEESRHLSLLSKQLLLLSSLEQGQETLTQSTFSLKDHIRQAVQVLQWQLEEKELLIKMSVPGSILIRGNDVLLMQVWMNLIGNAVNHIPKGRSIAISAEEVDRKCIIIIKDTGDGIAPEHIPFLFDRFYRVDRARERASGHTGLGLAIVHKIVRIHGGTIEVQSTPEGTRFIITISQL
- a CDS encoding response regulator transcription factor: MKHLLLVDDDAHIRALLRYVMTKEGYQVIEAEDGVEAIERLRENSIDLAIIDIMMPRMDGLELCDIIRQNYDIPIIMLTARDQLLDKKQGYLQGTDEYVTKPFEPEEMVFRVKALFRRYNRTSSDIIRMNRIVIDRKNVEVTDGESVLFLPMKEFELLSQLAQFPGRLFSRDELIRLVWGADYEGDDRTVDVHIKRLRQRFAEYVDDFVIQTVRGIGYKIEVKTP